The Coffea arabica cultivar ET-39 chromosome 3c, Coffea Arabica ET-39 HiFi, whole genome shotgun sequence genome contains a region encoding:
- the LOC140037732 gene encoding trans-resveratrol di-O-methyltransferase-like has translation MDLARNIVDHTGELFQAQAHIWNHIFNFINSMSVKCAIQLGIPDVIHKHGQPMTLDQLIDALPIKNAKAPFVYRLMQILIHSGFFIEAKIPGNENDNQKGYLLTSASELLLKSNPFSMTPFLLAILDPTLTDPWHHLSQWFQNSDETPFYTCHGSSLYDLASHEPRLNQFFNEAVASDTRLVSSVVTKDCKHVFEGLNSLVDVGGGTGTFAKAIADAFPRLKCTVLDLPHVVDGLESSENLAYVGGNMFEAIPPADAVLMKWILIDWSDDECVQILKKCKEAIPSKEKGGKVIIVEMFCKSQQKGDDDHEAIETQLFFDMAAMVLVKGRQRNEKDWAKLFTEAGFSDYKITAVLGLRSIIEVYHN, from the exons atggatTTGGCTAGAAATATTGTTGATCATACTGGTGAGCTTTTTCAAGCACAAGCTCACATATGGAACCATATATTCAACTTCATAAATTCTATGTCCGTCAAATGTGCAATTCAATTAGGCATTCCAGACGTTATTCACAAACATGGCCAGCCGATGACCCTTGATCAATTGATTGATGCTCTTCCCATCAAGAATGCAAAAGCCCCTTTCGTTTATCGTCTCATGCAGATTTTGATCCACTCAGGCTTCTTCATTGAAGCAAAGATTCCTGGAAATGAGAATGATAATCAAAAGGGTTATCTGCTTACTTCTGCTTCTGAACTCCTTTTAAAGAGTAACCCTTTTAGCATGACGCCGTTTTTACTAGCCATTCTCGATCCCACCTTGACTGATCCATGGCACCATCTCAGCCAGTGGTTTCAGAATAGTGATGAAACCCCGTTTTATACTTGCCATGGCAGCTCACTTTATGATCTTGCAAGCCATGAGCCGCGGCTTAATCAATTCTTTAACGAAGCAGTGGCTAGTGATACCCGGCTGGTTAGTAGCGTGGTGACCAAAGATTGTAAGCATGTTTTTGAGGGTTTGAATTCATTGGTAGATGTTGGAGGTGGAACTGGAACCTTTGCTAAGGCAATTGCTGATGCTTTCCCTCGCCTGAAATGCACTGTGCTTGATCTTCCTCATGTTGTTGATGGCTTGGAGAGTAGTGAGAACTTGGCCTATGTTGGAGGTAACATGTTTGAAGCCATTCCTCCTGCAGATGCTGTTTTAATGAAG TGGATATTGATTGATTGGAGCGATGATGAGTGTGTACAAATACTAAAAAAATGTAAAGAAGCAATTCCTAGCAAGGAAAAAGGAGGCAAAGTGATAATTGTTGAAATGTTCTGCAAAAGCCAGCAGAAAGGGGATGATGATCATGAGGCGATTGAGACCCAACTGTTCTTTGATATGGCAGCGATGGTTCTAGTCAAAGGAAGGCAAAGAAATGAGAAAGATTGGGCGAAACTTTTCACGGAGGCAGGCTTCAGTGACTATAAGATAACTGCAGTATTGGGCTTGAGATCTATCATTGAGGTTTATCATAATTAA